From a region of the Citricoccus muralis genome:
- a CDS encoding S-layer homology domain-containing protein: MQRKLPAAALAGLMTIGFLATPATATATTTPEPAGPTQPGAECTAANFADNQAGSQYFDYVRWMQCSGITTGYADNTYRKGADIDRGESMAFVYRYLNEDFTPGEATFPDAPAGSTHFEAIEWGAAEEITTGYEDGTFQPHRPVERGEFASFLYRALDPTTDPETDVSFPDVAESNTHHDAIIWLASEDISTGYKDGTFKAKDPITRGEVAALMSRLDGVINPEEPEAPEPEMPAGEPVLLTDPFLQVPDVGQTNVAWFTELEGSQHWVITGDVYGLTAEDLAPTVDKATNSRSGVFQSEAANTQFTVTKAETTQMSRTAEDAKSVLSDAPAEEDGIVSRDIFRHEATVTGLENAGEVEYRVVSLLDGEPVLSDTFSLEDAKTAEEDANILLTSDHQAKNNTPANLEWAETVIGDIDAVFMAGDLANVPDRASEWFDSENGLAFFRGLQGNAGFEAPNGETYDGGEILQYAPLYTAIGNHEVQGRVDGMTSLDESFNSPVPREVAQAEYEKVAGEVNPDGHAEIKEQWIEDNSFSTTTYEELFTLPESESGGETYYATTVGNTRLISLYSTRIWRSGTAESDPAARQAASRFQEAADTLDDPMSQGHGSFIFETLAVDSDQYRWLQDELASDATTEAENVVVMMHEGPQGLGDNVTPAFAEPTKIEEKDAEGNVTGIRYEYEAENNKLLTDLTPLIDAEGTSVDLVFNGHSHLWNRFESEHGVNYLETSNVGNSYGAYHELSGDSRPVPGAPWNADNYVEQGSPGGLEPIVPSERPFASLVDPDQDAPYVASNDYSIFTNLDAQAGSVTSFILDTKNPDAQPEVLDVFMLD, encoded by the coding sequence ATGCAGCGCAAGCTACCCGCGGCCGCCCTGGCCGGACTCATGACCATCGGCTTCCTGGCAACCCCCGCCACCGCCACCGCCACCACCACCCCCGAGCCCGCCGGGCCCACCCAGCCCGGCGCTGAGTGCACCGCGGCGAACTTCGCCGACAACCAGGCCGGCTCGCAGTACTTCGACTACGTCCGCTGGATGCAGTGCTCCGGCATCACCACCGGCTACGCGGACAACACCTACCGCAAGGGCGCCGACATCGACCGCGGCGAGTCCATGGCCTTCGTCTACCGCTACCTCAACGAGGACTTCACCCCCGGCGAGGCCACCTTCCCCGATGCCCCGGCCGGTTCCACCCACTTCGAGGCCATCGAGTGGGGCGCCGCCGAGGAGATCACCACCGGCTACGAAGACGGCACCTTCCAGCCCCACCGCCCCGTGGAACGTGGCGAGTTCGCCTCCTTCCTCTACCGCGCCCTCGACCCCACCACCGACCCCGAAACCGACGTGAGCTTCCCGGACGTGGCCGAGTCCAACACCCACCACGACGCCATCATCTGGCTCGCCTCCGAGGACATCTCCACCGGGTACAAGGACGGGACCTTCAAGGCCAAGGACCCCATCACCCGCGGCGAGGTCGCCGCCCTCATGAGCCGCCTCGACGGCGTCATCAACCCCGAGGAGCCGGAGGCTCCGGAACCGGAGATGCCCGCCGGCGAGCCGGTCCTGCTGACCGATCCGTTCCTGCAGGTCCCCGACGTCGGCCAGACCAACGTCGCGTGGTTCACCGAGCTCGAGGGCAGCCAGCACTGGGTCATCACCGGTGATGTCTACGGCCTGACCGCCGAAGATCTCGCGCCCACCGTGGACAAGGCCACCAACTCCCGCTCCGGAGTCTTCCAGTCCGAGGCGGCCAACACGCAGTTCACCGTCACCAAGGCCGAGACCACGCAGATGTCCCGCACCGCCGAGGACGCGAAGTCCGTGCTCTCGGACGCCCCGGCCGAAGAGGACGGCATCGTCTCCCGGGACATCTTCCGCCACGAGGCCACCGTGACCGGCCTGGAGAATGCCGGCGAGGTCGAGTATCGCGTGGTCTCCCTCCTGGACGGCGAGCCGGTCCTCTCGGACACGTTCTCCCTCGAGGACGCGAAGACCGCCGAGGAGGACGCCAACATCCTGCTGACCTCGGACCACCAGGCCAAGAACAACACCCCAGCCAACCTCGAGTGGGCCGAGACGGTCATCGGTGACATCGACGCCGTCTTCATGGCCGGTGACCTGGCCAACGTCCCGGATCGCGCCTCCGAGTGGTTCGACTCGGAGAACGGCTTGGCCTTCTTCCGCGGCCTGCAGGGCAACGCCGGCTTCGAGGCCCCGAACGGCGAGACCTACGACGGCGGCGAGATCCTGCAGTACGCCCCCCTCTACACGGCCATCGGCAACCACGAAGTCCAGGGCCGGGTCGACGGCATGACCTCCCTGGACGAGTCCTTCAACTCCCCGGTGCCGCGCGAGGTGGCCCAGGCTGAATACGAGAAGGTCGCCGGGGAGGTCAACCCGGACGGCCACGCCGAGATCAAGGAGCAGTGGATCGAGGACAACTCCTTCTCCACCACCACCTACGAGGAGCTCTTCACCCTGCCCGAGTCCGAGTCCGGCGGCGAGACGTACTACGCCACCACCGTGGGCAACACCCGCCTGATCTCGCTCTACTCCACGCGTATCTGGCGCTCCGGCACCGCCGAGTCCGATCCGGCGGCGCGTCAGGCCGCCTCGCGCTTCCAGGAGGCCGCGGACACGCTGGACGACCCGATGTCCCAGGGCCACGGCTCGTTCATCTTCGAGACCCTGGCCGTGGACTCGGACCAGTACCGCTGGCTGCAGGACGAGCTGGCCTCGGACGCCACCACCGAGGCCGAGAACGTGGTCGTCATGATGCACGAGGGCCCGCAGGGCCTGGGTGACAACGTGACCCCCGCCTTCGCGGAGCCGACGAAGATCGAGGAGAAGGACGCCGAGGGCAACGTCACCGGCATCCGCTACGAGTACGAGGCGGAGAACAACAAGCTTCTCACCGACCTCACTCCGCTGATCGACGCCGAGGGCACCTCCGTGGACCTGGTGTTCAACGGCCACTCCCACCTGTGGAACCGCTTCGAGTCCGAGCACGGCGTGAACTACCTGGAGACCTCCAACGTGGGCAACTCCTACGGCGCCTACCACGAGCTCTCCGGCGACTCCCGTCCGGTGCCGGGTGCCCCGTGGAACGCGGACAATTACGTGGAGCAGGGCAGCCCGGGCGGTCTGGAGCCGATCGTCCCGTCCGAGCGTCCGTTCGCGTCCCTGGTGGACCCGGACCAGGATGCCCCGTACGTGGCCTCCAACGACTACAGCATCTTCACCAACCTGGACGCCCAGGCCGGCTCGGTGACCTCGTTCATCCTGGACACCAAGAACCCGGACGCGCAGCCGGAGGTCCTGGACGTGTTCATGCTCGACTGA
- a CDS encoding flavodoxin — translation MLVGSSLWNVQPPMIMATFVEAVNLTGIPIHPFVTYAVSGLGSTADFYRDLNTGADLRDGLAIRGEEVRDAGADVDQWLLAAGLVERQTSRPILN, via the coding sequence GTGCTCGTAGGTAGTTCCCTCTGGAACGTGCAGCCGCCGATGATCATGGCGACCTTCGTCGAAGCGGTCAATCTCACCGGAATCCCGATCCACCCGTTCGTGACCTACGCCGTCAGCGGCCTCGGCTCCACCGCAGACTTCTACCGCGACCTGAACACCGGTGCCGATCTCCGGGACGGCCTGGCAATCCGTGGCGAAGAAGTCCGCGACGCCGGTGCGGACGTCGACCAGTGGCTCCTAGCCGCCGGCCTCGTCGAAAGGCAAACCTCACGACCGATCCTCAACTGA
- a CDS encoding ABC transporter substrate-binding protein has product MNRLRATLATAAASMLVLTGCGSGTTSGAATSEGATAGAGSAAASTASGPAADGELQTVRVAAVPVVDVAAIYLGEEKGFFAEKGMTIDIQFTTGSSISIPALLQDQYDMVYTGSVNAFQAREKGLPVIAVAEGGRTTGEPGADHGGIVVPEGSEIQDAGDLEGKSVAVNAVKGLHEAAIRQSVKKAGGDPDEVNFLELALPDMQPALERGSVDAISTSEPFLGNAKEAGHRLIADPYIDVDPEFVTAVYLTSEQKWAQDPQFVQDFVEVVKKSQEYATEHPEEFRTELSNFTEIDPETAKTMILTKFGWGFPEQAMQRGAQAAQEAGIVEDAEAGLDGLVVDVLQ; this is encoded by the coding sequence ATGAACAGACTTCGCGCCACCCTCGCCACCGCGGCCGCCTCCATGCTGGTGCTGACCGGCTGCGGCAGCGGCACCACCTCCGGTGCCGCCACCTCGGAGGGGGCCACAGCGGGCGCCGGCTCCGCTGCGGCCTCCACCGCCTCCGGCCCCGCGGCCGACGGCGAGCTGCAGACCGTTCGCGTGGCGGCCGTCCCCGTGGTGGACGTGGCTGCCATCTACCTCGGCGAGGAGAAGGGCTTCTTCGCCGAGAAGGGCATGACGATCGACATCCAATTCACCACCGGAAGCTCGATCTCCATCCCCGCCCTGCTGCAGGACCAGTACGACATGGTCTACACCGGTAGCGTCAACGCCTTCCAGGCCCGTGAGAAGGGGCTTCCGGTGATCGCCGTGGCCGAGGGCGGCCGCACCACCGGCGAGCCCGGCGCCGACCACGGCGGCATCGTGGTCCCCGAGGGTTCGGAGATCCAGGATGCCGGCGACCTCGAGGGCAAGTCCGTGGCCGTCAACGCGGTCAAGGGGCTCCACGAGGCGGCCATCCGGCAGTCCGTGAAGAAGGCCGGCGGAGACCCGGATGAGGTGAATTTCCTCGAGCTGGCCCTGCCGGACATGCAGCCGGCCCTGGAGCGTGGCTCCGTGGACGCCATCTCCACCTCGGAGCCGTTCCTCGGCAATGCCAAGGAGGCCGGACATCGCCTGATCGCCGACCCCTACATCGACGTGGACCCGGAGTTCGTCACGGCCGTCTACCTGACCTCGGAACAGAAGTGGGCCCAGGACCCGCAGTTCGTCCAGGACTTTGTGGAGGTCGTCAAGAAGTCCCAGGAGTACGCCACTGAGCACCCGGAGGAGTTCCGGACCGAGCTGTCCAACTTCACGGAGATCGATCCGGAGACGGCCAAGACCATGATCCTCACGAAGTTCGGCTGGGGCTTCCCCGAGCAGGCCATGCAGCGCGGGGCGCAGGCCGCGCAGGAGGCCGGCATCGTCGAGGATGCCGAGGCCGGCCTGGACGGCCTCGTGGTGGACGTCCTGCAGTAG
- a CDS encoding IclR family transcriptional regulator, whose amino-acid sequence MARTSAGRSSLSRAVDLLDAFDSNSVFLTATDIAQRTGSPVSTTHRLLGELTSLGLLERAPDRTYRLGARIWEWSARSPGAAGLRAAALPHLQKVHHAVRQHAQIGILSGRDVLFIERLSAPDAVVNYSVIGQRLPALASSSGLVQLAWLPEREQEAALAGGLQQFTSMTVTDPAQIRRRLAEIRRTGHVVNDGFLHTAARGIAVPLRGHQDDLLGALSVIVPNDAAPALPYVTLLQTAAAAIARDYAALTSGRDVHRS is encoded by the coding sequence ATGGCCAGAACGTCCGCGGGCCGCTCCTCACTGAGCCGTGCGGTGGACCTGTTGGATGCCTTCGACTCCAACTCGGTGTTCCTCACCGCCACGGACATCGCGCAGCGCACCGGCAGCCCCGTTTCCACCACCCACCGCCTGTTGGGAGAACTCACCTCGCTGGGCCTGCTCGAACGCGCCCCGGACCGGACGTACCGACTCGGGGCGAGGATCTGGGAATGGTCGGCGCGCTCCCCCGGTGCCGCCGGCCTGCGGGCCGCGGCCCTGCCCCACCTGCAGAAGGTCCATCATGCCGTCCGGCAGCATGCCCAGATCGGGATCCTCTCGGGCCGCGACGTCCTGTTCATCGAACGCCTCTCCGCGCCGGACGCCGTCGTGAATTACTCGGTGATCGGCCAGCGGTTGCCCGCACTGGCCTCCTCGTCCGGTCTCGTCCAGCTCGCGTGGCTGCCGGAGCGGGAGCAGGAGGCCGCCCTGGCCGGTGGGCTGCAGCAGTTCACCTCGATGACCGTGACGGACCCGGCCCAGATCCGCCGCCGCCTCGCCGAGATCCGCCGCACCGGTCACGTCGTCAATGATGGCTTCCTGCACACCGCCGCACGCGGCATCGCGGTGCCGCTGCGTGGGCATCAGGATGACTTGCTGGGCGCACTCTCCGTCATCGTCCCCAACGATGCCGCTCCCGCCCTGCCCTACGTCACCCTCCTGCAGACCGCCGCCGCGGCGATCGCCCGGGACTACGCGGCCCTGACCAGTGGGCGCGATGTCCACCGTTCTTAG
- a CDS encoding aldo/keto reductase yields MTASTITLNNDVVIPAIGLGVFQTPPEETVAAVVAALQTGYRHIDTAAAYGNEREVGQGIRESGVPRDEIFIETKVWISDYGYDETLHAFEKSAAKLGVDQIDLLILHQALPSAFDKTVGAYKALEKLLADGKVRAIGVSNFMVEHLTDLLAQTDIVPAVNQIEVHPYFQQPEVQAFDREHGILTQAWSPIGGITSYRESAKRSFDEPVILAIGEKYGKSAAQVMLRWHIQNGIQVIPKSTKPERIGENFDVFDFEVMADDIAQIDALDTGERGGPEPEDITLETFGRPIPEA; encoded by the coding sequence ATGACTGCTTCCACCATCACCCTGAATAACGATGTCGTGATCCCCGCGATCGGGCTCGGCGTCTTCCAGACTCCTCCTGAAGAGACGGTCGCCGCCGTTGTCGCCGCATTGCAGACCGGGTACCGACACATCGACACCGCTGCCGCGTACGGCAACGAGCGTGAGGTGGGCCAGGGCATCCGCGAATCGGGCGTTCCCCGCGACGAGATCTTCATCGAGACCAAGGTCTGGATCAGCGACTACGGTTACGACGAGACGCTGCACGCGTTCGAGAAGAGCGCGGCGAAGCTTGGGGTCGATCAGATCGACCTGCTGATCCTGCATCAGGCGCTGCCGTCGGCATTCGACAAAACCGTCGGCGCCTACAAGGCGTTGGAAAAGCTCCTGGCTGATGGGAAGGTGCGCGCGATCGGCGTCAGTAACTTCATGGTCGAGCACCTGACCGACCTTCTCGCGCAGACCGACATCGTGCCCGCCGTCAATCAGATCGAAGTGCATCCCTACTTCCAGCAGCCCGAGGTGCAGGCCTTCGACAGGGAGCACGGCATCCTCACCCAGGCGTGGTCGCCGATCGGAGGCATCACGTCCTACCGCGAGTCGGCCAAGCGCAGCTTCGACGAGCCCGTCATCCTCGCGATAGGCGAGAAGTACGGCAAGTCGGCCGCGCAGGTGATGCTCCGCTGGCACATCCAGAACGGCATCCAGGTGATCCCCAAGTCGACTAAGCCGGAGCGTATCGGCGAGAACTTTGACGTGTTCGACTTTGAGGTCATGGCCGATGACATCGCCCAGATCGACGCGCTGGACACCGGTGAGCGCGGCGGACCAGAGCCCGAGGACATCACGCTGGAAACCTTCGGGCGCCCGATCCCCGAGGCGTAA
- a CDS encoding SDR family oxidoreductase: MSSQSPRVAVITGASSGIGEATPRALHATGYRVALLARRTDRIQAIANELGTGALAIPADVTDRDSLTAAAQQLHDEIGNTDVLINNAGVMHLGPFSPDQRDDYRQMIDINLLGAITTTEVFLDQLTASPGGDIVNISSVAGRTARAGNGVYAATKWGINGWSESLRQELLPDVRVTLIEPGVVATELPNHITHSHTKTAITDLYDKATVTPEDIAEVIAFTLSRPRHLAINEILLRPADQI; this comes from the coding sequence ATGAGCAGTCAAAGCCCCCGCGTCGCGGTCATCACCGGCGCTTCCTCCGGCATCGGTGAGGCAACCCCCCGAGCCCTCCACGCCACCGGCTACCGCGTCGCCCTCCTCGCCCGCCGCACCGACCGTATCCAGGCGATCGCGAACGAGCTCGGCACCGGTGCTCTCGCCATCCCCGCCGACGTCACCGACCGAGACTCCCTCACCGCCGCCGCACAACAGCTGCACGATGAGATCGGCAACACCGACGTCCTGATCAACAACGCCGGCGTCATGCACCTCGGCCCCTTCTCACCCGACCAGCGCGATGACTACCGACAGATGATTGACATCAACCTACTCGGCGCGATCACCACCACTGAGGTCTTCCTCGATCAGCTCACCGCTTCCCCCGGCGGCGACATCGTCAACATCTCCTCCGTCGCCGGCCGCACCGCCCGCGCAGGCAACGGCGTCTACGCCGCCACGAAGTGGGGCATCAACGGATGGTCAGAATCCCTCAGACAAGAGCTTCTTCCCGATGTCCGCGTCACCCTCATCGAACCCGGCGTCGTAGCAACCGAACTCCCCAACCACATCACCCACAGCCACACCAAAACCGCGATCACCGACCTCTACGACAAAGCGACAGTCACCCCCGAAGACATCGCCGAAGTCATTGCTTTCACCCTCTCCCGCCCCCGGCACCTGGCCATTAACGAGATCCTGCTCCGCCCCGCCGACCAAATCTGA
- a CDS encoding MarR family winged helix-turn-helix transcriptional regulator has product MGLMTSAAEPIRTRLKHTIDRETFPPAYLSLVDNAHVWGGSRLYNERFGVTSPDFAILSTLSNRPGCQAVDISEQVALDKSVVSRRLQRLRDKGLICWEQEGSRRRLFLTPQGAEVHDAVLPVALERAELMVQGFSTEERAVLQSFLRRMYENIPLMNNPPSLDNS; this is encoded by the coding sequence ATGGGCCTCATGACGTCCGCCGCCGAACCGATCCGCACCCGACTCAAGCACACGATCGACCGGGAGACCTTCCCCCCGGCCTACCTGTCCCTCGTGGACAACGCCCACGTGTGGGGCGGATCGCGCCTCTACAACGAGCGGTTCGGGGTCACCTCGCCGGACTTCGCCATCCTGTCCACGCTGTCCAACCGCCCGGGATGCCAGGCCGTGGACATCTCGGAGCAGGTAGCCCTGGACAAGTCGGTGGTCAGCCGGCGGCTCCAGCGCCTGCGGGACAAGGGACTCATCTGCTGGGAGCAGGAGGGTTCCCGCCGCCGGTTGTTCCTGACTCCCCAGGGCGCCGAGGTCCACGATGCGGTGCTGCCCGTGGCCCTGGAGCGCGCCGAGCTGATGGTGCAGGGCTTCTCCACGGAAGAACGTGCGGTGCTGCAGTCCTTCCTGCGGCGGATGTACGAGAACATTCCCCTGATGAACAACCCACCCTCACTCGACAACTCCTGA
- a CDS encoding dihydroxyacetone kinase family protein has product MKKLINDPRNAVVESLTGLVRMNPGLRLLEGSRTVVEDRASERGRVAVLSGGGAGHEPAHAGFVGAGMLTGAVSGEVFTSPSVDDILAGIRAVDSGAGVLLIVKSYTGDRLNFGLAAELARADGIDVRMVVVADDVALAGSSDHAGHRGIAGTVLVHKIAGAAAAAGQDLDAAARAAQSAADSLATMGVALGSCTVPAAGSPSFELGEDEVEWGLGIHGEQGVQRSALASARGTVDRLLSACLAVDRIPDAGRVALLVNNLGGSSVMEVSLVADAALTWLQERGLDVVRAWSGTFLTAMEMEGVSVSLLAVDDGLLDLLDAPAQTSAWPALSGRVNTEPFLAAPPAEAFGLEGPALAGRWWTVLEAVLRALQDAEPELTAMDQQVGDGDLGHSLDRGARAVLQEQVSLPCRPDLLLRRVSAVVRKSIGGTSGPLYAVFLLKASEALTGIDRPASADWARALAAGQHGIQDLGGACPGDRTMLDALAPAAEALAGAGSAPLPVALRAAADAARTGAEATADMAPRRGRSSYAGDRVKGHLDPGAWAVYLWLDAAARAVECSD; this is encoded by the coding sequence ATGAAGAAGCTCATCAACGACCCGCGCAACGCCGTGGTCGAATCCCTGACTGGACTGGTGCGGATGAACCCGGGCCTGCGGCTGCTGGAGGGCTCCCGCACGGTGGTGGAAGACCGGGCCTCCGAGCGTGGCCGGGTGGCGGTCCTCTCCGGTGGCGGCGCCGGCCATGAGCCCGCGCACGCCGGTTTCGTGGGAGCCGGGATGCTGACCGGAGCGGTCTCGGGTGAGGTCTTCACCTCCCCCTCGGTGGACGACATCCTGGCCGGCATCCGTGCGGTGGACTCCGGGGCCGGGGTGCTGCTGATCGTGAAGAGCTACACGGGTGACCGGCTGAACTTCGGATTGGCTGCGGAATTGGCCCGCGCGGACGGCATCGACGTCCGGATGGTCGTGGTGGCGGATGACGTCGCCCTCGCCGGGTCCAGTGACCACGCAGGGCATCGCGGGATCGCCGGCACGGTGTTGGTGCACAAGATCGCCGGGGCCGCGGCGGCTGCGGGCCAGGACCTGGATGCTGCGGCACGAGCGGCGCAGTCCGCGGCGGATTCCCTCGCCACCATGGGCGTGGCCCTGGGCTCGTGCACGGTACCGGCCGCCGGCAGCCCGAGCTTCGAGCTCGGTGAGGATGAGGTCGAGTGGGGCCTGGGAATCCATGGGGAGCAGGGGGTGCAGCGCTCTGCCCTGGCGTCCGCCCGTGGGACCGTGGACCGGTTGCTGTCAGCCTGCCTGGCCGTGGACCGGATTCCCGACGCCGGCCGGGTCGCCCTGCTGGTCAACAACCTGGGCGGCAGCTCGGTGATGGAGGTCTCCCTGGTGGCCGACGCCGCCCTGACCTGGTTGCAGGAGCGTGGGCTCGACGTGGTGCGGGCGTGGTCCGGCACCTTCTTGACGGCCATGGAGATGGAAGGCGTGTCCGTGTCCCTCCTGGCCGTGGACGACGGCCTGCTGGACCTTCTGGATGCGCCGGCGCAGACGTCGGCGTGGCCTGCCCTCTCCGGCCGGGTGAATACCGAGCCGTTCCTGGCGGCGCCGCCGGCCGAGGCGTTCGGCCTGGAGGGTCCGGCGCTCGCCGGACGTTGGTGGACGGTGCTGGAGGCTGTCCTGCGGGCGTTGCAGGACGCGGAGCCTGAGCTCACGGCCATGGACCAGCAGGTGGGCGACGGCGACCTCGGCCACAGCCTGGACCGCGGCGCCCGCGCGGTGCTCCAGGAACAGGTCAGCCTGCCGTGCCGTCCGGACCTGCTGCTGCGGCGGGTCTCCGCGGTGGTCCGCAAGAGCATCGGGGGCACCTCGGGGCCGCTGTATGCCGTCTTCCTGCTGAAGGCCTCCGAGGCGCTGACCGGCATCGACCGGCCTGCATCCGCTGACTGGGCCAGGGCGCTGGCCGCCGGCCAGCACGGGATCCAGGATCTGGGCGGGGCCTGCCCGGGAGACCGCACCATGCTTGATGCCCTCGCCCCGGCGGCTGAGGCCCTCGCCGGTGCCGGATCAGCACCGCTGCCGGTGGCCCTACGCGCCGCTGCCGACGCGGCCCGGACCGGCGCCGAGGCCACCGCGGACATGGCCCCCCGCCGGGGCCGCTCCAGCTACGCGGGGGACCGCGTCAAGGGACACCTGGACCCGGGAGCCTGGGCTGTCTACCTGTGGCTGGACGCGGCGGCCCGGGCAGTAGAGTGCTCTGATTAG
- a CDS encoding helix-turn-helix domain-containing protein encodes MHTRHEVQEFLTALRGRITPETAGLTAFGGQRRVLGLRREEVAQLAGVSTAYYTRMERGDLSGVSESVLYALANALQLNDAESQHLFDLARNATGTNRRPDRSKTDTRLSPQVVQLMETMRDVPVVALSKLGDPVGSNRLGRALFPHLFPENAAPVNTARYLFLDPRSQSFYPDWDDVARESVSAMRLLAGHDPSDRQLTALVGELATRSSEFRTWWGSHTVRTHTAGTKRIAHPVVGELTLSYQTLTLPSAPKIRLATYLAEAGSPSADAIDLLRSWTATPAPAQEPHTA; translated from the coding sequence ATGCACACCAGACATGAGGTACAGGAGTTCCTCACCGCACTGCGCGGACGCATCACCCCCGAGACGGCCGGCCTGACGGCGTTCGGTGGACAGCGGCGGGTACTAGGTCTGCGCCGCGAAGAAGTCGCGCAGCTCGCTGGAGTCAGCACCGCCTACTACACGCGCATGGAACGCGGCGATCTCAGCGGCGTGTCCGAAAGCGTCCTGTACGCCCTCGCCAACGCGCTCCAACTCAACGACGCCGAATCGCAGCACCTGTTCGACCTGGCACGCAACGCCACGGGCACGAACCGCAGACCAGACCGCAGCAAAACGGACACGCGCTTGTCGCCCCAAGTCGTCCAGCTCATGGAAACCATGAGGGACGTCCCTGTCGTCGCGTTGTCCAAGCTCGGCGACCCTGTGGGGTCCAACCGTCTCGGTCGGGCCCTCTTCCCACATCTCTTCCCCGAGAACGCCGCGCCAGTCAACACCGCGCGCTACCTGTTCCTCGATCCGAGATCTCAATCGTTCTACCCCGATTGGGATGATGTGGCACGGGAATCCGTCTCGGCGATGCGACTTCTCGCCGGTCATGATCCCAGCGATCGACAACTCACCGCCCTCGTCGGGGAACTCGCGACTCGAAGCAGCGAGTTCCGCACGTGGTGGGGCAGCCACACCGTCCGCACCCATACCGCCGGCACCAAACGCATCGCCCATCCCGTCGTCGGCGAGCTGACCCTCAGCTACCAGACACTCACCCTCCCGTCCGCCCCCAAGATTCGGCTCGCGACCTACCTCGCGGAGGCAGGATCGCCATCCGCCGACGCCATCGATCTGCTCCGCAGCTGGACGGCCACCCCCGCTCCCGCCCAAGAACCACACACCGCCTGA
- a CDS encoding cytochrome P450, which produces MTGTAAIQTQVSPHGERPAPPLATPPAPAGVPVVDLDPFSDETLTDPYPLHEALREAGPVAWLPHYGVYAVARYDEVVHVLQNHEIFVSGRGVGLSDYQKEKPWRPPSLLLEADPPQHAQARKVATSVFNPKTMRQIREEFQDTANRMVDELFAEGSTVEIDGVAELAAAYPLSVFPDFIGLSESGRENLLPYGNMAFNAFGPQNHLYDRAMETGGQAAPWIVEQCVVGTPKPGRFGATLHEKAAEAGLDEDESARLLRSFLTAGVDTTVHGIGAALRELAENPEQWAALRQDPSKARAAFDETVRYVAPVQTFFRTVNEDTEVSGVHLPEGSKILMFLAAANRDPRHWKDPDTFDISRQASGHVGFGFGIHSCVGQIMARLEGECLLGALARKVASIEVVGEARLQLNNTLRGWDSLPLRLTAA; this is translated from the coding sequence ATGACTGGCACCGCCGCCATCCAGACCCAGGTGAGCCCCCACGGAGAGCGCCCTGCCCCGCCCCTCGCGACTCCTCCCGCCCCCGCCGGCGTCCCGGTGGTCGACCTCGACCCGTTCTCGGATGAAACGCTGACCGATCCCTATCCCCTGCATGAGGCCCTGCGGGAGGCCGGGCCTGTCGCCTGGCTGCCCCACTACGGCGTCTATGCGGTGGCTCGGTACGACGAGGTGGTCCACGTGCTTCAGAACCACGAGATCTTCGTGTCCGGGCGCGGTGTGGGGCTCTCGGACTACCAGAAGGAGAAGCCCTGGCGGCCGCCGTCGCTGTTGTTGGAGGCGGACCCGCCCCAGCACGCCCAGGCCCGCAAGGTGGCGACCTCGGTGTTCAACCCCAAGACGATGCGCCAGATTCGGGAGGAGTTCCAGGACACCGCCAACCGCATGGTGGACGAGCTCTTCGCCGAGGGCTCGACGGTGGAGATCGACGGGGTGGCCGAGCTGGCCGCCGCCTACCCGCTGTCCGTCTTCCCGGACTTCATCGGCCTGTCCGAGAGCGGGCGGGAGAACCTGCTGCCCTACGGCAACATGGCGTTCAATGCCTTCGGCCCTCAGAACCACCTCTACGACCGGGCCATGGAGACCGGAGGCCAGGCGGCTCCATGGATCGTCGAGCAGTGCGTGGTGGGCACCCCGAAGCCCGGGCGGTTCGGTGCGACCCTGCATGAGAAGGCCGCCGAAGCGGGGTTGGACGAGGACGAGTCGGCGCGGTTGCTGCGGTCCTTCCTGACCGCTGGCGTGGACACGACCGTCCATGGCATCGGTGCCGCGCTGCGTGAGCTGGCCGAGAATCCGGAACAGTGGGCCGCGTTGCGCCAGGATCCGTCCAAGGCCCGGGCGGCCTTCGATGAGACCGTCCGCTACGTGGCTCCCGTCCAGACCTTCTTCCGCACGGTGAATGAGGACACCGAGGTGTCCGGTGTGCATCTGCCTGAGGGATCCAAGATCCTGATGTTCCTGGCCGCCGCGAACCGGGATCCGCGCCACTGGAAGGATCCGGACACCTTTGACATCAGCCGCCAGGCCTCCGGCCACGTGGGCTTCGGCTTCGGCATCCACTCCTGCGTCGGCCAGATCATGGCCCGGCTCGAGGGCGAATGCCTGCTCGGGGCGCTGGCCCGCAAGGTCGCCTCCATCGAGGTCGTCGGAGAGGCCCGACTTCAACTCAACAACACCCTGCGGGGCTGGGACAGCCTGCCGCTGCGGCTGACCGCGGCGTAG